The Panicum hallii strain FIL2 chromosome 9, PHallii_v3.1, whole genome shotgun sequence genome has a window encoding:
- the LOC112876188 gene encoding nuclear transcription factor Y subunit C-2-like — translation MDNQPLPYSTGQPPATGGAPVPGVPGTVGPPPVPHHHLLQQQQAQLQAFWAYQRQEAERASASDFKNHQLPLARIKKIMKADEDVRMISAEAPVLFAKACELFILELTIRSWLHAEENKRRTLQRNDVAAAIARTDVFDFLVDIVPREEAKEEPGSALGFAAAAGAGAVGGGAAGGAPAAGMPYYYPPMGQPAPMMPAWHVPAWEPAWQQGAAADVDQSGSFGEDGQGFAGGHGSGAASFPPPAPPSSE, via the coding sequence ATGGACAACCAGCCGCTGCCCTACTCCACCGGCCAGCCCCCGGCAACCGGCGGGGCCCCGGTGCCCGGCGTGCCTGGCACGGTCGGGCCCCCGCCGGTGCCGCACCACCACCTgctccagcagcagcaggcccagCTGCAGGCGTTCTGGGCGTACCAGCGGCAGGAGGCGGAGCGCGCGTCGGCGTCGGACTTCAAGAACCACCAGCTGCCGCTGGCCCGGATCAAGAAGATCATGAAGGCCGACGAGGACGTGCGCATGATCTCCGCGGAGGCGCCGGTGCTGTTCGCCAAGGCCTGCGAGCTCTTCATCCTCGAGCTCACCATCCGCTCCTGGCTGCACGCCGAGGAGAACAAGCGCCGCACCCTGCAGCGCAACGacgtcgccgccgccatcgcgcGCACCGACGTCTTCGACTTCCTCGTCGACATCGTGCCGCGCGAGGAGGCCAAGGAGGAGCCCGGCAGCGCCCTGGggttcgcggcggcggcaggggccgGCGCCGTCGGgggaggcgcggcgggcggcgccccggccgccgggatGCCGTACTACTACCCTCCGATGGGGCAGCCGGCGCCGATGATGCCGGCCTGGCACGTTCCCGCCTGGGAACCGGCCTGgcagcagggggcggcggcggatgtcGATCAGAGCGGCAGCTTCGGCGAGGATGGGCAAGGGTTTGCAGGAGGCCATGGCAGCGGTGCCGCTAGCTTCCCTCCTCCTGCACCTCCGAGCTCCGAGTGA